TGGTTCCGCCCGCCCCCCCTTAGTTACCTGTTTATGCTGTATATTAATTGCTATTCAACTGCTACAAAAGGCTTTTGGTGCGTAACGGTCAAAGTTtcttaacttttctttttccggTTAATCACTGAAAGCAACTGTTATTGCGCCAAAAAAACATTACCAACTAACAAAAGCATGCAGCTATAATCCAGCTGCAGAGAACACAAATCAACCAAGAGAAATCTCTATATCAGCTGCTGCCAGCTGCTATCAACtcataaaaatttctaatgtTCTGCATTTTCATATACATCTTCATCATCACAGTATCTTTAACTCGATACAGCACTCTTCTTTCCTATGCATTAGTCTCTTTAAAAATCACTTCATTTTGTACTTTCCAGAGGTTTCTTAACTTTGAAATGTCTGTAATGAGTAAGCTAAATGCTGCACTACAGCCCTCTATAGATGATGCGTGTGTTGGGCATTTATATTTGGTTTCAGTTTCATTTAGAGAGAGTACTGATTTCATATATGCTTCTGGGGTATTTACAAATCATTTATGGCCGACAAACTCTCTTGAGGGATGTTGATGAGCAATCATGTTCTTGGATGTTGTCATCAGATCTTGGACTATACTAACTGTATTACCATAATTGTCTTCTCTATTTATATTTGGTGTTAGTTTTGTGGAATTTGAACCTTgcaaacttttattatatactttttagCCTGATGTTTTCAGAAAGACTTTTATAGGAATGCTGGTATTAGGAATTCTTATCGTTTTCTAAGCGTCATCACTTGTAGTTTCTTTGAAGACATTTATGACATTGGCTATGCATGTTTTAGGAGGTGGTTTTCTACGAAGATGGTGAACCAATAATAGATGGGGAGCCTGGAGATTTGAAGGTTAGTCTTTTAAGAGTGAATTGCAGTACTACTGTTTATTGCAGTTGTTATTTTGAACTCTTACAACTAACAATTTTCAAACTTTTGGCAGTTCCGTATTCGTACAGCAGCCCATGATCGATTCAGGAGGGAGGGCAATGACCTGCGCACAACTGTGACAATAACACTGGTAACTTGCTTGGACTAAGCATGTTTCTTTGTACAATCCCACCCCCAATCCTACCTTTCATTTTTCACTTCGTGTTTGTTGTGTGATTGTGATGTGAAGGGAACTCTgattcttattctttattttccttagGTTCAAGCCCTCGTTGGTTTTGAGAAGACCATTAAACACCTCGATGAACATTTAGTGGACATAGGCACAAAGGTAGGTGTGGATGTTATCCTTTATAACTTGCTGCATATTATTTGGATATATTTGATCTAATAAACCAGGGAATTATGTTCAGGGAATCACTAAGCCTAAGGAAGTAAGGAAGTTCAAAGGGGAAGGAATGCCTCTGCATTTCAGCACGAAGAAAGGAGATCTTTACGTCACATTTGAGGTTCTTTTCCCCACCTCATTAACTGAAGACCAGAAGACGAAAATCAAGGCAACTCTTGGCTAGGGTATAGagttaattcttttattgggTCCTAAATTGTTCCCATTGTAACAATAGatttacatagaaattcaGGAAAAAACATCGAGGCTTCTGTTTTGTCAACTACCTTGTTAAGTAGCAAGTAACCATCATACAAATTAATGCAGCTGTTTTTTTGCCCACTTGATCCATTATCTTTGTCTCGTCTCTTAGTGAGAAATCGGAATTTTCTTTGGCGTGAGAGAACTGATATATTGCATGATCcttctaattatattattttcattattctaaTATTTGGATACACTTTAGATGAGCCATAACCTACGTAGACCCCACATTCCAGTTAGATCTACTTTATATTGAGAACTACATTTCATTAACAATCAGAACTCTGTAGATCCAGCTTTGCGAGTAGACCATTTCCCACCTGGGAAATTCTCTTTCTACCAAATCAAGCATATTGCACGTCTAAAACTTAGATTAGCAACCAATAAAAGAACATTTTAAAGCTAAGGCACCGTAATTAGACCGGTTTCATTATTTACAGAATCACCAACTGAATCAGACGAGCAGCTAAGACAATAGTAACAGGAAGATGCAAAGTGTTCTCTGATGTCACTCAGCCGATGCTAGCTTCTCCTCATCTACTTCAAATGCCTTCCTAGCTTGTTTCAGCTCCTCTTGCATAGATAGCAGTTCTGTACAGCGGTTAAGTTTTGGCAGATCCTGCAAGATCAAAGGAATCAATCATTCTGAACCTACTGGAGaattagagagagaaaaaacaaTGGTGTATAAGCAACAATTTTTCTCAGGCAACAAAAAGCATGAAGGAAGCAACATGTTCCAGCAGTAGAAAGGCATTGATTGGGATGATAGATGTTCAAATGCTTCCCCACCCATAGTCTTGAAAACCCTTGCAGTATCCACTGATTTGACTGTTCGATAGATGGAACAGTAGCTTGTAATGTAGAAGAGCATTATGATTTACTTAGCGTTCACATGTCTATAGGACTCTGTTAAGCACAGTTCCTAACATGCCACCCCGTTTTCTATATCCTTGGCACATAAATAGAAAGCGAATTTTCACTTAATTCATTTTTGGCacaaaaatagataaattgtTGGCCATCTGCAATCAAGAATTTAACCAGGCCAGAATGGGGCATAATAAAACAGGAAGGAATGTGCGAACGCTTTTGAGGCAGAGTTTTCCAAAATAAGAATcatccaaattaaatagtagaAAAAAATACCTTGCGAATTAGGTACAGAAAATCCTCAACTGATAGCTTTCCCCTCTTTGATCCTATATCTTGAGCTTTATGTGCCTGCAAAAAGGTAGCAAAAAGTTATGAGATCCATCATAACATCTTGCTTAAAGCCAAGAATTCTTgctgataaaaaataatgccTACCAAATCCGTGACATATTCCACAACAATGTCCTCCACGAGTGCCACAGATTCTGGAAGAGGCTGATCATGCAGcaaaagattcataaatatatagaaagaaaacaaaacaatcTATGATAATGAAACTTTTGTAACATTTGCACTAAAGCGTTTAACAAGGGGGATATGACAATTATTTGTACTTCATAAGAATTAGGagataaaatgaataaagatTTTCCTGCATTTGCGGAAGATATAAACAGAAAAAGGGTCTGTACAAGGCTTAGACAAATGTAGAAATGATTATCAAATCTGCTGCTTTACAAGAGTGTGCTCGGTATTGGCATCTCAAAAGCAAACTGTTTTTCATCAATGTTTACAGAGTCACCAGCTGCCAAATTACATGCTAACTCACTCTAGAGAAAAGACATGATGTTTCACTTCCAAGAGCAAAACAACCTCATTCAAGGCTTCTTCGTGTTTGCCCATGAGAGTTCAGAAAAGGAAGTGTCTATTTTCATTTGACAATAATGCATATGGAGTACCGATGGTTATGTGTGTGTGCCTCTTAACTAGAGgaacaaaataataactaaaaaactCTATATGCTATTAGCTAGGCATGTAACATTAAATTGTAAGGCCAAAACATGTAAAAAATGTAAAGTTATAATGTGTTATAACTTACATTAGGATCATCTCCAAAACCATACATCATGTGTTGCACTGCAGCACCCGCAAGTGAAGAATTAACATAAAATGCATGGAAAAACCAGAACGACAAAAATTATACATGAATGTTACTTACGGTCTTTCTGAAAGACACCTCGCTTTCGCTTAAATGAAGTTTCAGAAGGTTGTGAGGACCCAACTTTCGATTTGGAAGAGGGACCTGTGAAGGAACTGCTCATCTTCCGTGTGTTACTTATTCCCCCCTGGAATATCTATCACCCCAGAATTAATTAATCGTCACCAGACAATAAAATGTTATGatttaatcatataaatataaacagaACAACGCCATAAGCAAGCACACAAAACACAACTAGAAAACATGTTTTACTTAAATTGACAAAACGTATACGAAATTTATACATGAACAATTGAATATTTACATCCTATCAAAGACTAGCTGAGATGACTAATCATAGaaacataaacaaataaatctaTATCAAGATCAAAGATTAAGACTTGAAATGTATTGGCTTAACATGCCATTTCTAAGCCATCAAACAGAGAACAGAAAAAGAACTGACAATCTCAAGAGGATAAAAGGCTTTAATcctacataatttttttttaaggagaaaaaaagatattagttAATCTCAACCCCTAAAGAGGCAAAACCCCAAAGAATTTCAATACCGTTCGCTATAAAGAATCACAACCAAAATCAAAGAATCCAACAAACTACCATTAATACAAACCTTCTGATTGTTCAAAGTAAAGCCAAAATCTTTGAAATCGTTGGTTGTGCAGAATCCTAAATTGAAAACTTTCACTAACAAATTCTTAGAACAGCTGCATAAATTAAAGGTTAGTCATCGAATTGTTAAGTCGGTAGAAAAGGTGGAACGACAGAATAGACGATGTTGACGAACGACGAGCCGTTGGTCTCCGAATCTTGCAGTGAGTAACAGGTATAAGACGACAGCTCGTTCACTTTAGAACTGTGTTAGTTTGGGCCCATTTCAAAAAGATCCTTTTGGCccaatttaacttttaaatagaCCTATGGGTCGGTTCAAGCCACTTTAATCCAAACTTGAAAATATCAGTTTTGACAAGTCCAGCTCGTAAATAAAACGCttaaagagatatattttaattatatacgaaatcttaattataaatttgaacttaattaattaaaccaaATCAGTCCCGCaactatatttaaaaagtcaAATTTGACCAAAGTCGATCTAAATTCAAGAAAATTCCCATAAAAAAAGGGCAaatgattattaattttgtgcCAAAAACATATATCATAATTGAAAatgtcaatataataataatgccgTCGGCAAAAGAATTAGTATATACGGTAAATATTagtactaataaaattttcgtttaagtatatattaattctcaatttaagaaataatatataaattatatttttaatattcattaacaaatttattatatacatattgattattatattcagtatttattcaaattaaatataaaatgttaatttctaataaattttaatttagaatttaaaagttaaaaagctttataattaaaataataagtaataaTATGGTGAGAATCAGGTCAACTTATAAAATCTTTCTCGAATTtgtttggaaaaaaaaaaaagaaaaaaaaaggagaggaAGATGAGAAGAGAAGAACAAGTGTTGCATTGTGGATAGCGAAGGTGTAAATAGTTATCATAGGAAGGCGACGTGTTAAGGCACAACCGTGTAGCAGATCAGGAGAGGAAGGGAAGTCGTTTGCATCCGTTCGAAACACAAAAGGTAAAGACTTTTACGGACACGTCACTCGATATTGGCATGGTATGTTGTAGTTCATCTACATCCTCTTACGTGGCTATCTCTACATATATCCCACCTCCACGTGGTCCTACCAGACAACACGCGCTTGCGTACCTGATCAAACCCTTTCATCTGTCTGCAACACGGTATCTCTGGCACAAGGAACCCCATAGTAAGACTTCACAACGACGTCGTTACAGCTAGGTTAAGTTTAAGCAGTCCCCCCTGTATTTATAGACGAATTTAAACggctaaaatataaatattttctttttgaaagaaaaaggagaaaaagaaatagttaaAAAAGGCGTGATCGTGAAGGTTGGTAACAGTTTGGCTGGGCTATAAACGCATTCCATTCCAAATAAACTTCTTCTTTCcatttcctctctctctcgGTAATCTTAAACAGAAGAGATTTCAATTGCATCCATcaagaaacaagaaacaagaacaagaaagaagaagacgaCAAAGGGAAAATTCAAAGATTGTGGGTGCACGTAAACGCTTTAAATCTTGGAGGGCTCTCATTCTATttgcaaatataaatatataaagcatataaacaaaacaagaacTTGACGTTCTAGATTTGTTAATTTTGGTTCTTGATACAAGCAAACCAAGAACTGAACGTTctagatttattaattttagctcTAGCAAGAAAATGGATAGTCTTTGTTTAAAACCTGGAATTCACAGTATTACTCCGTCGATCTCGGTCGGCGGTGGCGGCGCCGCCTTGGAAGTGCGTGCAAATGCATCTCAGGTGAGTGCTACGCCACCTCAAAAGGCAGCTTCAAGATTCTCATTTAGGTACCCTTTGCAATCTTTTTGGCCTGGAGGAGGTAAGagtaataacaataataatagatataaTGGGATGGCTGTAGACGACGCCGTTCTGGTGGAGAATAAAGAGGATTCTGATACAAAATCAATGAGCTCATTATCCGAGGTACAGAATGGGAATAACTGGGTATTAAAGATTTTACACGTGAGGTCACTTAGGAAGGACGAAGAGGAAAGAAGTGGCGGTGAAGAGTCAGATAATAATGGTGGTAGGGATGTTGTTGAAATGAATGGCGGCGTTAATAACGAGGAAGAGGTGGAGGAACACTGTGATGCGTGtagagttgatgatgatgacgaaaaaggaattgaatttgataaggATTCATTTTCAAGATTGTTAAAAAAGGTTTCATTAGCTGAAGCTAAGCTTTACGCACAAATGTCATATCTTGGAAATCTTGCTTATTGCATACCCAGGATCAAGGTATCCAAAGTTTGCttcttttgattattttgatcttgctttgaatttttttaaactatttatttatttacattttttttttctgctgAGAACGAAGAAATCTGTGtaagtttgtttctttttgtgcTTATGAAGTGATTAGAAAGTTTTTAGATTTCATTGGTGGGTTTATGTGGTCTTAGATCCAGCTTGCCTGCTAAAGTTCTAATATTCACTTTGTTGCGAAAGATTGAGTAGATTGGATCATGTgacttcatttttctttaatcttcaagttatgTGCTTTTTTCTGTCTTCAGGGGATGAAGTAttgggtttttattttttggttttggGACATTTTCATTAATGCCCGGTTGTCTTGTATCTGTCTACTGATTTTGTTAACAATGTATCTAGGGTACCTGAACCAAAAGAGTAATTGGGCAAAGAAGTTTTCCTTCTTGTTTTTCGAATATTGTGTTTGAAAAGCCCTCAAGTCATCTGCTCAAACATGAACCTCATAGaaattatatcaatatttttgttttcttaagtTCTGTAATCTTTGTGttgtattttcattttaaaaaaattgatcaaTTATATAGCTTCTGCATATTGTAATGTTGATGGACTTCTTCTTTTGGTTAATTCAGGCAGGAAATCTCTTAAAATATCGTGGCCTTCATTATGTGACTTCATCAATAGATAAAAGAGAATTATCAATGAAAACAGAGAAAATTCAGGTGTCAGCTGAAGATCAAGAAGCAGAAGCAGAAGCAAAGAAAGGGGTTCCAGAGAAGGAGGCAGAGGTCAAGGAACAGAAGAATAATGGTTATCACATAAGTGCCTCTGCTGCTTATCAGATAGCTGCCTCTGCTGCTTCATATCTGCATTCTCATACAAAAAGCATACTTCCATTCAAATCCTCAAAATCTGAGGCTGGTAATGATTCACCTGAAGGCAGCAATGGAGGCAATAAAAATGTCAACAGCATAAACTCTGAGGTTGCTTCTCTCATGGCAACCACTGACTCAGTGACAGCTGTGGTTGCTGCAAAGGAAGAAGTAAAGCAGGCTGTTGCTGATGATTTAAGTTCAACACATTCCTCACCATGTGAATGGTTTATATGTGATGATGACCAGGGTACTAGATACTTTGTGATTCAGGTAAGCTATTAGTTAATACTGTAAATAACTGAATTATTTTATGACATGTGTTGGTGAATTGCCTAAGTGTGAGGTAACAGGGAATTGGCTTGTGATCACAATGCaaccattaaatttattcTACATATATTGGTGGTGCATATTGAAATGTAACATTTGCAGATATGCGTTTCGTTAGAGCATGCACTAGTTGCTTTTTAACCAATTAATGATTGCCATTGTATAAATGATCAGATATGAGTGTGAATGGatgccttttttttctttctaattgtCTATTATGGGCATCTTCTGTATGCATGTTCTTATTCCATGTCATATTTGTGTTTTGCAGGGATCTGAGTCATTAGCATCTTGGCAAGCAAATCTACTTTTCGAGCCTGTTCAGTTTGaggtaaatttatttttgtagtgGGCAAATACTAGTTCAccttttttaatgattttgttTTCTACATATGTTAACTAGTTAGAATTTGATGGATTATTTCAAGTGCTTAATGCTGATCTCTCAGAGTTATCTTGTCAAATGCTGTTATTTTCTGCAGATTAATATAAATGGGGGCTACTATTTCATATAGCATGCCTAACATAGATAAAATTGTTTTGTCTTTATAATCCAGGGGCTGGATGTGCTAGTGCATAGAGGTATTTATGAGGCTGCCAAAGGTATGTATGAACAAATGCTGCCAGAAGTCCGAACTCATCTAAAGTCTTGTGGCAGACGTGCAACCTTTCGTTTCACCGGACATTCTCTTGGTGGGAGCTTGTCTCTACTTATAAATCTCATGTTGTTCATAAGAAATGAAGTGCCAGTCTCAGCCTTACTGCCTGTAATAACATTTGGTGCACCATCAGTTATGTGCGGTGGTGATTCTCTCCTTCGCAAGCTTGGATTGCCACGTAGTCATGTTCAGGCAATTGCAATGCATAGAGACATCGTGCCCCGAGCATTCTCTTGTAATTATCCTAACCACGTTGCGGAGCTTTTAAAGGCGGTCAACGGGAGCTTCAGGAATCATCCTTGTCTTAATAATCAAGTAAGCATCCCACACTTAAATAGAACTTAATTCGTTTGAGGTTTTGCCCACGAAGCATCAACTAAATGTGTGCATCTTGATACTGCAGAAGCTCCTATATGCTCCAATGGGGGATTTTATAATTCTACAGCCTGATGAGAAATTTTCCCCTCACCATCATCTCCTTCCATCAGGCAGTGGCCTTTATTTTCTAAGCTGTCCATTGTCTGATGCAAATGATGCAGAGAAGCTACTCCGGGCTGCACAGAGTGTATTTTTAAACTCTCCGCACCCACTTGAGATTTTAAGTGACCGCTCTGCATATGGTTCTGAAGGGACCATTCAAAGGGATCACGACATGAATTCTTACTTAAAATCTGTGCGCAGTGTAATTCGGCAAGAACTGAATCGCATaagaaaatccaaaagagAGAATCGCCGCAAGTTCTGGTGGTCTATCTTGGCTCCGCGGGGCATTGCTGGTGGTGGTGTTCTCATGGAGAGGCCTCTGGTATCAAACAACATGGGCCAAAGCCAATTCAATTTCTCTGGGGTCTTACATACAGGGAGAGAATCATTCAAAAGGTTCAGCAGGCTTGTCGCATCACAGCACATGCATTTGCTTGTGGTTCTTTTATTCCCCGCAAGATTGTTGTTGCTGGGGGCATACAGCGTGATCAACATCCGTTGATTAGCCCATCAATATAGGTACATTGCATTTCTGTCATGGGATGTTGTACAGGTTACATTCACATGGCCAGCAAGATCATTAGATGATTCTTTATtcatttcaagaaaaaaaaaaaagaatagaagattCAAATTCTGTCAGTGCATTATAATTCTGGAAATgttgaaatattatattgaggGGAAACTACAGACCAGTTTGGGTCCATACAAAAGATTTTACAGTTGGAATCTAGCTGTAAATTCTGTGAGAACTGATGTTATGAGCATATTATTGTTGTGCAGTTATCAGGTTTTACCTCTTTCTGTATCATCAATTTCAAAGATTTCTGATTTATTACATTTGGCCCCTGCAGTTCTGACTTTGCTAGTGTGATAGATCTGAAAGCGAGGCTTGACGTGTGCATGTTATAAACATGAAACTAACATCAAAGTTTATTATGCTCTCCAACATCCATAATATCTCTCTGGATCAGTTCTTAAAACTATCAAATTCAGTATGGCGATAATTGAGTCAAAAGACAACAGCGCAATCTAAAACCTATAGCAGTTGTGATATTGGGGAGGCAAAGACTTGTAAAATTTGTAATGCTGTAATAGCCTTGAGTGTTACAAACTATCCGTTGATGGGTAGTCAAGAGTAAGGTAAAAGGTAGGAATCTGAGTGTAGATTTAGATTCATTATATGACCCACGTTAAGCACATGGAAAAGTAACATGCaggacaaaaaagaaatcgaCAAGCCATGAGGCTAAAAAAGTCTTGGGTCTGCTGATGATGGCTCAATGGGGTGTGTCCACAGTCCAAAATGGCTGGTGGCGCTATTCGTTATTTGCCATTTGTGCCAATCCATCCAACAAGGCGTAGCATAGTCAGCCTGTTTACCGTTTGTTCTATTACGTGCGTGTGATATAGTTGTGTGTTGGGTTAATGTGTCGTCTTCATTCCATGTCAATCTTCCTTTTGGATAAATTTTGACATTTTGTTGCTTTTACCAGAGATTGTGGCGAgttattaagaaaaacaaaagggtTGGAGGTGGACCACTAGACAGGCCGAATCTTTACTAGTGGGTACTAATGGGCCCTGGCATATAGTTGGAAAGTGGAAAAAGAACTTCAATATTCAAGCATCCTTTAGTAGATATTTATGCAATATTTGATTTAGACAGTAACAAattatatgaaagaaaaaactcaattaaattacattttgTTGCTACTTTGCTCGATAAAGATAATTTGATGAAATATCATTGTATCAATTGCACTTAAAGTGATTTAATGTTTATTACACACAATACatatgtataaattataattagaatatttttatttttacttttatagattttttgtTGACATTATTTCACCAACTGTTATCCAACTATCGGACCACTGCCTCCCGCCGAGTTTTTGTCATTTGTCACCGATTTTGATGGTCTGTTCATAAAATCTGGTGGTCATTGCCGGTTCAAAGACTAGTTGCTAAAATTCAGTGTTCAAGTACTAAGATTTGATGACTAATTGTTAAAATTCAGCCGCTGATGTTCAAATTTTGTCATATGTTCTTAAGATCCGGTGATCGGATGCCGAATTCTATCATCAGTGCTTCAATTTCAATATTCAATAAGGTAAAATCAATATATGCTGTATCTTTTTAcatcatttataaataaaatagatacttaaataataaaaattacattttactGTATAATTGTATGTATCTTTTACGGAAAATTCTATggttagtttattttaatacaaggtaatgatattttattttaatccaccaataataaggtaatgacaatatatatatatatatatatatatattaaattgataattcgTAATTATATGTTAccaattaaaataagatttgCTAAAGTaatataaagtaattttaaaaatttgtgtGCTTTTAAAATGTATGAAAAATTAGCTTAATttgtaaaagaatataaagatGATTGTGATTTTTCGTTAGTTAGCAATAAATTTTGcgattataaaagaatttaatatttttttataaatttactaattttttctaagtcattcaatttcataaaagttattatttttcgcAATTAGTTTTgcttacaaaaaattaaaacatatgaaaagcattatcatttttcataatttagcaACATATTTTACGATTgcaagaaatttaatattttttacaaattattaaatttcataaaagtaattttttttttgtaatatcattcattttttcACAATTATAGTAACACTTGTAGagaattagtataatttgtgaaaaaatatgtaaaaaattgttatttttcataagatattaattattttcataattataaaattataaagagtTGAATAAATTGAAGTgagtttattaaaaaaatccaCCCTAAAAAAGCACcgtctttttattataaacatAGTGATAAAATGTTAATATGGATCGCATTgcattttcaaaattattccATTGCATTTATGGCTGCATTAACTTTAGCTTTATATCTACTAAACTCAAACCAAGCTTCAAGAGTCAAGACTCGTGGTTATGATTTGGGGGGTTTGCTACCAACAAACAACCAATTTATACACGAACCAGAATTTATTCTTGGCCTAGATTACCAGTTCATGCATTCCAAGCAAC
The Ricinus communis isolate WT05 ecotype wild-type chromosome 1, ASM1957865v1, whole genome shotgun sequence DNA segment above includes these coding regions:
- the LOC8267364 gene encoding phospholipase A1 PLIP2, chloroplastic isoform X1 encodes the protein MDSLCLKPGIHSITPSISVGGGGAALEVRANASQVSATPPQKAASRFSFRYPLQSFWPGGGKSNNNNNRYNGMAVDDAVLVENKEDSDTKSMSSLSEVQNGNNWVLKILHVRSLRKDEEERSGGEESDNNGGRDVVEMNGGVNNEEEVEEHCDACRVDDDDEKGIEFDKDSFSRLLKKVSLAEAKLYAQMSYLGNLAYCIPRIKAGNLLKYRGLHYVTSSIDKRELSMKTEKIQVSAEDQEAEAEAKKGVPEKEAEVKEQKNNGYHISASAAYQIAASAASYLHSHTKSILPFKSSKSEAGNDSPEGSNGGNKNVNSINSEVASLMATTDSVTAVVAAKEEVKQAVADDLSSTHSSPCEWFICDDDQGTRYFVIQGSESLASWQANLLFEPVQFEGLDVLVHRGIYEAAKGMYEQMLPEVRTHLKSCGRRATFRFTGHSLGGSLSLLINLMLFIRNEVPVSALLPVITFGAPSVMCGGDSLLRKLGLPRSHVQAIAMHRDIVPRAFSCNYPNHVAELLKAVNGSFRNHPCLNNQKLLYAPMGDFIILQPDEKFSPHHHLLPSGSGLYFLSCPLSDANDAEKLLRAAQSVFLNSPHPLEILSDRSAYGSEGTIQRDHDMNSYLKSVRSVIRQELNRIRKSKRENRRKFWWSILAPRGIAGGGVLMERPLVSNNMGQSQFNFSGVLHTGRESFKRFSRLVASQHMHLLVVLLFPARLLLLGAYSVINIR
- the LOC8267365 gene encoding transcription initiation factor TFIID subunit 13; this encodes MSSSFTGPSSKSKVGSSQPSETSFKRKRGVFQKDLQHMMYGFGDDPNPLPESVALVEDIVVEYVTDLAHKAQDIGSKRGKLSVEDFLYLIRKDLPKLNRCTELLSMQEELKQARKAFEVDEEKLASAE
- the LOC8267364 gene encoding phospholipase A1 PLIP2, chloroplastic isoform X2 — translated: MDSLCLKPGIHSITPSISVGGGGAALEVRANASQVSATPPQKAASRFSFRYPLQSFWPGGGKSNNNNNRYNGMAVDDAVLVENKEDSDTKSMSSLSEVQNGNNWVLKILHVRSLRKDEEERSGGEESDNNGGRDVVEMNGGVNNEEEVEEHCDACRVDDDDEKGIEFDKDSFSRLLKKVSLAEAKLYAQMSYLGNLAYCIPRIKAGNLLKYRGLHYVTSSIDKRELSMKTEKIQVSAEDQEAEAEAKKGVPEKEAEVKEQKNNGYHISASAAYQIAASAASYLHSHTKSILPFKSSKSEAGNDSPEGSNGGNKNVNSINSEVASLMATTDSVTAVVAAKEEVKQAVADDLSSTHSSPCEWFICDDDQGTRYFVIQGSESLASWQANLLFEPVQFEGLDVLVHRGIYEAAKGMYEQMLPEVRTHLKSCGRRATFRFTGHSLVMCGGDSLLRKLGLPRSHVQAIAMHRDIVPRAFSCNYPNHVAELLKAVNGSFRNHPCLNNQKLLYAPMGDFIILQPDEKFSPHHHLLPSGSGLYFLSCPLSDANDAEKLLRAAQSVFLNSPHPLEILSDRSAYGSEGTIQRDHDMNSYLKSVRSVIRQELNRIRKSKRENRRKFWWSILAPRGIAGGGVLMERPLVSNNMGQSQFNFSGVLHTGRESFKRFSRLVASQHMHLLVVLLFPARLLLLGAYSVINIR